The sequence CCGGCCTTCCCTCCGGCGTCTCCTCCCCTGGTTGCCCAGCTTTGTTTGACGTCTTCTTCGGTACTATGCCTGTGTCTGACTCCTCAACAGCGTATATGTCAGGATTGTGGTCACAGACCTTCCCTAACCAATCCGTCTTTATCGACGGATACTGCTGAGGTCTCCCGGTTCTCGAACATAGTGTGTCCACGCATGCTCAGGTTCTCTGACTCCGCGGGGCCGGTGTACGGCTCGCTACCTTCCGCCGTCTTACCGTGTTGCCTTCCCAATCCGGTTCACGCGGTCGGCACCCCGAAAGGGTGATTTCGGAGCTCAATGGCTGGCCTGCGTTTTCCCCTGTCATCGCTTCACGTGCGGCCTCGCAGCTGCCCGCGCATAACTCGGGGCCGTGATGGTGTAGCTACTCCTTTCACGTGGGGCTCTCTCATCCCCTACCCTATGCCGGTTTATCCCGGCGCTTTCGAACCGTCCCTGTGCTTCCCTGGATTCTCTTTTATCAAAATTAGCTAACCTTATAACTTACCCTTACAATAGGCGTAAAGCCAGCATTCTTTGCCCGCTTTGACCATTCGACAAGCCTTATTAGGAAATTCAAGCTATTCAATTCAGATAGTCTTTGTATTCTGTTAACACGTTTAAGAATAATCCAAATGCAAAGGGATTTTGGGGAAATGGTTTGCCCCTCAACCTCAAAAGGGGTCACCCGGTTTTGGAGTAGACTCAAGGTTGTCGTCGCTTGGTCAATAACATATGCGAGTTTTTGTGGTGTACCAATCTTAACAAAAAACAAAGTCTCATTTAGATATAGGTCTGCCCGCTCAAGCTTAAAGCCTTGAACTCGTATATTATCCCTATCAAGGTTTAAGTAACCTTGTTCACCCATCTGCAGGTTAAAATACTTTTCGGGATAGATTTTTCTTTGTTCCTCCGGTGAGAGTTGGTTTTTATAGGCTTGAAAACTAGTTTTAGAAAAGTTGATAGCACTTTCTTCATTAGCTATCTTATCGACTTCCGCCTTGATAAAGTCAATGTATTGTTGGTTAAACTTATACCATTTCCCATCCAATAGACAGTAATTATCGTTATCCACGTAATCAAGGAAATATTTGAGTTCTTCTGTGTGCCCTTGATTATGTTCGTCACTCGCCTTAACTTTTATTTTGTTTATCTCAGTAGATAATTTTATTTCGTTGCCTTGAACAAACTCTTTTAACGATTGGAGTGTTATTTCTCCATGGACAGGTTGTCTTGTTCTATTCCACATATAGGTAAACTCATTTTTGTCAAGAAAAATAAAGTCAATCCCTGATAAGCCTGTTTCGGTTACATCTAAGACGGCCTCATTGCCTACTTTGTCTAAATTCTCAAATGAGCTTATTAACGCCTGTACTAATCTTTGGTCAAGTTTGTTTAACGTGGTCTCGTCCTTAATTATTTCAGCTCTAGGAAAATGTATAACCGAGTCTTCCCCAAGCTTTTCCTCTATTCTAGCAATTAACGACGTAAGCCTTAATGGTCTAAGTTCATTTAAATTAAACATTACGGACTGACCAAAGCTAACCATTTCCCCCCATAAATTTTTATCAATGCTTTTAGCCTTAAGAAACTGCATTGCCTCGCCGCTGTCATACTCAAGTTCCGAGCCAGATTGGTATGTAATTATGGACTTGTTTCTTTTGCCACCAAACAGTTTAGAATTTTTAACCCGCAGATTATTAGGGTCAACTATTCGTTCTGCTAAGTTAATCCCAAAGTCCATGTCGCAGAATTTCCCAAGGTAAAAGTGGGTTTTTCCCAAGCTCACTCCATAAAGCGTTTGTTCACTCGAAATTAATAGCATAGCAAAGTAAGATTTGTTGAAAGGTATCTCAATATCACCCAAGAAATCTCTATAGAGGTCAACCCACCAAATCGTAGTATCCCTTGGCATAGTAGACATGTAAAAAGTAAGCGTGGAACTGTCAACTTCCCTTCTTCCTACCTCGGACAAACCAACGGAATTAAGTTTTTCTATTAGTTCATCTTCTCGTTCTTTTATTAATTTATAAATGTTGTATCTTGGCAAGGATACCACCACGCCTTACCTAATAATTCCTTGCAGAATAATTCGGTCTCTTTTTCGTTTTTCCTTTTTTGTGTGTTTCATACATTCAACGTCATACGAAAATCAAATTTTCTTGGCCTTCCCGGAAGTCGAAACCTTAATGACCGGTTTGTGTTTCGCCAAAATCAGAGGATGTCAATCATCTCCAGGTAGTCTTTAACTGTCTGGATAAAAAACTTTGCCTTTTCAATAAATGGCTCAACCTCTTCATAGCTGAGTTCAGCATATTCTCGATAATCTCCCTCCTGCCTCAATTCGAATGCCTTGTTTATTGAACGGCCGATTTCTTCAGGCAAGATACCCTCTTTGATAAATCTCTTGTTGAAATAAGATAAAACGCCACTATGTTTTGACAACGAATATGGTTCAAATACCATTAATGCCAGCACAGAGTAAAACATGGCATAATGGCACGGTTAATGATTGAACGAGGGCTTCCTTTACCGGAAATCAGGTATATAGCCTCATTGATTGATTCTTCGACCTGGTTTAAACGATATCTGGATAGCTGTATCTGCTTTTCCTTATCTGTCAAATAAAGGCACCTTCTCTCAATATTGCTTTATAAATAGGTGACTCTGCCATCGGACCATCTTCAAGCTCTTTCTTGCTAAAAATTGTTGTTGATATAAAGGCATCATTTTCAAGATTAATCTTAAAAACAATATCGTATATCTCGGATTTAATATCAGGGGTGCATTCATCAAGCTTAATCATCACATCTATGTCAGATTCAGGGGTATCTTCTCCTCGAACCTTTGAGCCAAAGATTCGCAGGTCATAACATTGAACCTTCTCGATAATTCCTCTTTTAAATCTCTAAGGGCTCGCTCTTCATTCCCTTTCAATGTTAATCTTCTCATCTCTCAAATACCTCTCAAATTCTTAAGTATATACAATGGTCATACACAAGGAGCCGGTTCTCTTGCTTACTTTTAAGTTATCGCAAAACTGGGTAAAAGCTAATATCTGGTAAGGTATTTGGAAGCAGGAGAACCGTTCCCGCGTTTCCTACCGCCCTCATTACGAATATAACTTATCTGTTCCATTTTTTCAACCTTGATATCCCAACAGGCTGCTTAAGTATTCTTCCACAATCTGTCCGGCTTCGCCTTCGGCGCGGATCTCGCCTTGCTCCAGCCAGATGGCCCTGTCGCAGGTTTTCTTCACGGCCTCCATGCTGTGGGAAACGTAAACGGTGGTAACTCCGCCTTTGATGAGGTCCAGCAAGGCTTTGCCGGATTTTTTCTGAAATGACTCGTCTCCGACGGCCAAAATCTCGTCTATTAGTAACACTTCCGGATTGGTGTGGATAGCAATAGCAAAGGCCAGCCGCATCTGCATGCCGCTGGAGTAGGTCCTGATGGGCATTTTGATAAACTCGCCCAGTTCTGAAAAAGCGATTATCTCATCCATGCGACCACGGATTTCTGCTTCTGTATGGCCTAACAGAACGCCGTTGATGATGATGTTCTCTACTCCGGTCAGGTCGGGATGAAAGCCCGCGCCCAGTTCCAATAGGGGTGTCCTTTTGCCGCCGACCTGAATGCTGCCCTTTGTGGGCTGCGCCACACCCAAAAGAAGCGAAAGCAGGGTGCTCTTCCCGGCCCCGTTTCTGCCGATAACCCCGAGGCACTCTCCCTTCTTGACCGAAAGGCTGATGCCCTTTAAGGCCCAGAAACGATGGCCATTGTCTTTTAAAAACTTGGGAGCCTTGACGATAAATTCCTTTAAGCCGGGCCTGTCCCGATGTGTGGGGAAGCTTTTCCATAGGTTTTCAGCCTTAATCACTATAACACCTCGTCCAGTTTTCGATCGAGCTTTTTAAAGATTAAAAGCCCAGCCAGTAAAACCACCGCCGCTGTAATTGCTGAAATAGCTATATTATGCCAGTTGAGCATGTTATTAAAGAAAAGGTCTCGCCAGGCCTGCATCAGGTAAGTAGCCGGGTTCATGACCAGTAATACGCGAACATCTTCTGGCACTGCCTTGAGGGGATATATTATCGGTGTCATCCAAAAAAGGAGGCTGATCAGCACGGTGACTATGTATTCCAGGTCGCGGAAAAAGGCGTTTGCCATTGAGATAATAAGGGAAAGGCCATAAATAACGGTAAACTGAATTGTAATTAGAACAGGGATGCCGATCAGCCAGTTAAGATTTGGCGCACTGCCGTAATAGAACACGAGCCCGATCAGCACGGGCAAGGAGAAGATGAAATTAACAAGCTGCGCGATGATGGTAGCCAGCAAAAGGAACTGTTTGGGGAAGATTACTTTTTTTATCAGGGAGACATTGCTTGTCAAGGTGTTTGTGGACATGGTTACGGAAGCGGCAAACCAGGTCCAGGGAAAGAGTGCGGCCAGCAAAAAAAGCGCAAAATTCTCTATCTCAAACCTCATGAAGATATTGAAAGCTATAAAAAGAACTAAAGCGGTCAGCAGGGGATTTAAAAGCGACCACAGAAATCCGAGGTATGTCCTTCTGTATCTGAGGGTAATTTCTTTCTTGATCAGGAGTTTTAATAGATCAAGCTGTTGCCTGGTTTTTTTGTTTATCCACATATATTATAAATTCACTGCTCCTTCGCTACCGGCAGTGATAGGCCGAGGTGCCTGGGTCTACCACAGCCATATCAGGCTAAGTAGGTATGGATTTTTATTTCAAAATAGTTTCTATTTCATTATCAGAAAAACCAAACTGCCTGAATATACGCAAGACGTAGTGCGGAGACAACTCTTTTGCGCCCATATCAATAGGAACCACTCTTCACTTGCCTTCATGATAGCGGAAATACAATTTGTGATCTCCCTTGCCTTCCCTTAAAAAATTGCATCCATTAGCTTCCAAAAGGCGAATTAATTCCTTAGGCTTAAGAGAAGGTATGTTTTTAGGCATATACTGTCCTTAACTCGTATCCCTCTGAAACAGGCTCATTTCCCTCTACCGTCAGAAACTCGTGTAGCTCTTTGATAGATAGAGTGGCGCTATATACATCGCACTCTTTCTTGTATACATCCTCAAAAGAATCTATCGCTTCCTTTAATTTTTTAACAGCATCTTCTTTTGTAAATCCCTGTCCTACCAGTCCATTTTCAAGACACAAAGCCACCCAGTGAATTCCGCTTCTCCTTAACACCGCTGTATAAAAATCCATTTATATTCACTCTCTCGTATCATATATTTAGGAAGCGCGGGGACGGTTCTCTTGCTTCCTTGAAGTTACCGCAAAACCGGGTAAAAGTTAACATCAGGCAAGGGATTTGGAAGCAGGATAACCGTCCCTGTGCATCTACCTGTAAACATCGCCTCTAAAATCTACTTTCTCAACAAACAATGTTTTTTCGGCCTTTTTTACCTCAAAAATTATCCTTAGTTTTCCTTTCCTCAATCTATAATAGCCAATCCAATCTCCAGTAAGTTTCTTTAAATCAATGTTGATATTCTCACCTTTTACCTTCAATAGAAACTTCTTTAACTCTTCTCTTACTTCCTCATGAACATTCTGTTTTTGAATAAAATTTTCAACATCATTTGAATAAATTATTCTCCATGTCATATCTCAATAGTCTCGCTATATGCTTCTTTCTTAGTTGATGGTTTACCATATAGATTTGCGATATCTTTCATCTCCTCTTCTGACACAAAAGATATGCCTTTTAAGAGAAATTCAAGTCTTTCTTCATATAAAACTTCCCTAACAGCCTCCTTTATAAGACTGTAAAGTTCATTTTTATTAATAGTTACTTCCATGTTGTATCATCCTTTCAAGTTTGCTCTGATACCCGCTGGGAAGCGCGGGGACGGTTCTCTTGCTTCCTTTGGGAAGCGCGGGGACGGTTCTCTTGCTTCCTTTATGTTACCGCAAATCCGAGTATAGGCTAAGAACTGGCAAGGGATTTGAAAGCAGGAGCACCATCCCTGTGCTTTGCCTTAAATCTCTTTGCAAGATTTTTAGGCAATACCATTATAACATGAGTTCCGGATCAGCACCAATAAAGCGTGGGGATGGGAAGCGCGGGGATGTTTCTCTTGCTTCCTTTAGGTTAGCGCAAATCTTGGCAAATGCTAGCATCAGGCAAAGGTTTTGGAAGCAGGAGAACCGTCCCCATGCTTCCCCAGACGTCTTTCTGCCGGATCTGGATTTCAGGGTTGAGAATATAGTAACCTGTTTTTATCCGCTTAAAAAGCTTTCTGCTATAGGGGTTTTGGCTGTTTATCTCGTTTTTAGCGAGGAGGCCAGATATATACTGCCGCCTTTTTCTGTATTCCGCAATCACGCTGTCAGGCAGGGAGGCCATTATTTCAGCAAGCTGACCGGCGGTAAACGGAACCTGCTCCTTTTCCGGGTAATTGACCGAAGGCAGCAATAACACAAAAACGATATGGAAAAGCATAAACTCTCCTTGGCTGCTGCCAAGCTTGATCAGCCTGTCGTCAACTTTCAGGCTTACGCTTGAGGGAGCAAGCAACTCGCTTACCTGAAAGAAAATTGAGGGATCGAATTTTTTTTCCTTAATCGCCTTTTGCAGCGATATTTGCCACGCCGTCATTCCGCAGTTATCGGTCAGGTCGGTATTTGCACCTGCAGAAAGCAATTCTTTAATAAGGGGAACAGCGCCGGTTCTTGCAGCAAGCATTAAAGGCGTCGCATTAAATTCCGTCCGGTGGTCGATGCCGTAAATCCCGCACTGCCTGATAACCTCTTTTATATTGCCTGTGTAATTCTGGAGAGTTCTTGCAGCAAGATTCGTCTTTTGCTGTTCATATAATGAGCGGCTGAAAAACGGCTTGCCTTGGCTTTTCGAATAGATCTGCCTTGCCTTATCAAAGTTATGCTCACTCAAAAATTCAATTATCGCTAGCGAATCATAAAAGAGGGCATATTCAAAGAGAGCTTTTCTCGGTCTTTGCGGATTGTCTTTGGCCGTGCTGATCTGAATGGCCAACTCCATAACTTTTTTGTGAGTAAAAACATCCCAAGGTACAGGCTGGGTCTTTAATATGGAACGCCTTATCTCATCTGCCTGCTCTTGTTTGCCCTGGAGTTCAAGCTTGCGGGCTTCCGCCTGCCATTCTTCGCTGGTGGACTGCTCTGTTTTTATGGCTAGCTGTTCGAGAGCCTGATGCAGCCCCAGCATCTGGAGAAGCGGATGTCCGGTATCGCTTTCTATGATATAAATTTTCTGTATGGCGCGCGTAACGGCAACATACAACGAGTTGATGAAAAATTTATACACCTCAAGGGACTTATCCTTTTTGTCCGAAGCCCGCAGATAACGGATATCCCTTTCCATATCCATATCCTCTTCATTTACTCCCTTAACTATCTCTTGAAAACTCTGACGCTCTCCGGAGACAAAATTAAGCAGGATTACGTTTTCATACTCCAGCCCCTTTGCTTCCTGAACGGTAAAAAGTAGTGGGGTATCAAAATATTTGCGGGCCAATGCCTTTTCTTCATTCCGCATGACAATTATGGCAAATTTAGCGGAACGACTGATATTTTTGTTCAGCTCGCTTTTAACTCTGTCGGTGTCTTTCAGAAAGATAACCTCTCCGGATTTTTCTGAGAGGCTGTTCATAAGATAGGTGCTCTCTTTATCAATGGAGCCAAAGCGCTTTTGCTTAATTCTGATCAGACTGTTTGCAAGCGCGGTGATGGCTTTGGAATTGCGGAAATTTGACTGCAGGATTCTTGTTATTTTCTTAGTCTCATGCTCTGTGCTGTTATAGAGCAATGACTTTAACCCGCTCCATGAAAAGAAGTTGGGATGCACTATTTGGTTGGAATCGCCGCAGAGCTTAAAATTATCGGGATTTTTAAGGCTTTTTAGTATAAGTTGTAGTTGAATATTCGTTATATCCTGAACTTCATCAACCACTACAAAGTCATAGAGTTGCCTTACATCTTTCAGATACCCGTGGGCAAGAATATTGGGGTCATAAAAACCGTTTTCCTTTAGAAAGACAAGATATTTATCAAAAAGGCTATAGACTAATTCTCGTTCAGTATCAAGATAGATGGACTGCCTGACGCCGAGATTAAGATATTCCTCGCGGCTCAAATAAGGTTTATCCACAGCGGAGCCCGTTATCACTCCGCGAAATTCCTCATACAGGCGATGGGCGTCCGCAACACGCTGCTGCCTCGGAAATCTATACAGCCAATATGCAAATGCGCTGTAGCTTATCTCTTTGCCGTCTGGCACGCGGATAGTCTCAAGATATTCCCTGAAGGAGAGGAAGGAAATTTCCTGCTCTTTATTTTCATAGTAATTGCTGTAGTAGAGATTTCTTGCATTTTCTGAAAGATAAGGAGAAAGAGTTACATAAATGCCATCCCCCTGATAACTCTTCATCTTCTCCAGCGTAAGGACAGTCTTGCCGCTGCCGGCAGGCCCAATAATGATTAGCGGGAAATTGGCTTGATATGTTTTCTGCTGCTCGGGATCAAAGGAGATAATTTTGTCCAGGAAATGAAAGCGTCTTTCTGATGGATTGATATAGGCAACTGACGGCAATGCCTCATCTATATGTATCTGGCTTTCAATCTGCGGTATTTTTGCTTCATCAATTTTTGTTCCTCTTAAGAATTTAGATTTATCGTAGGCATGATTAAAGACTACCTCCAATATCAAGGCATAGCGCGTCTGTTGATATTGGACCAGCTTAAATATCAGGCGATTGGTATCATCGAGCCTTGCGCTGTATAAATCGTGCTCCGCCAGCTTTTTTACAGCGGCAGAGCGAAAGTCGTCCCTTTCCAGGCAGCTGGTAACCTTTTCATATTGACGCTTTACCTTTGAATAATCAATATCGTTATACTCTAGTATTTTCATATAGTACATAACCTCATCCCTGAAAGCATGGGGACGGTTCTCTTGCTTCCTTCATGCCTTAAATATCAGATTGGGTGAAATACCTAAAATTCTGGCTGCCTGTCGATGTGTCAATCCTTCTATCTCCTTAACCTTTGATATTATTTCATCTCTTTTTGACTTCGGGAAACTCTTAATTTGGGCCATTTCAGTTATGGAAAAAATTCTATTAATCTCTGCTCTAGCCTGGTCATCGGTTAATCGTTCTATTTTTTTACAGTCCAGACATTTATCATCATTTTCTACTTCATTGAATTCCCTAAAACGGGCTATGGCGCTTGTCTTTTCTTTAGAGAATATCCCCAGTATCAGTTCGCTATCCAGCAATCCCGGTGGGTAGGTATTCTCTCCATAATACCCTCTGTCTTTAAGTCGCCTTCTGACAATTCTTCCACCTCTTCATAAGCTTCACCCAAAAGTGTAAAAAACATGACAGAGCGCTCTCTTTCTGTATTTATAACAAAAGTCCACCATATCAAGCCACTTGCGCAAGGCGGCACGAACGACGACAACAACCTCAGGGCGTTGTGTACTTCCTGCCACTCGGAGATCACCGCCAGAGAAGGCGGACGCTGGGGATAAAGAAAGTCGCCTCACGGCGGTGTTTCAATCATTTGAACTGTGATAGAAAATCTGCAGGCTCTTTTGCGGGAACTGGTGAGTTAACGTAGTCGGAGATATTGCGTGTGATGATGCAGTTAGCCTTGATCCGCTTTGCACACTGTGCGGCCAGCGCATCCTCGTAATCAGGCATCTCGAGTTCCATCGCGTTTAAGATATCAACTTTCCCCACGTCCGTAATATCCAAGATGGAACAGAGTGTCCGAATCGCCTCCAGGGTTTTCTCTTTTCCGGCCACCTTGCGCACAACATAGTATATATCGGTTATGGCGTTGGCGGTAACCAAACCGGTAACCTTGCCGCTTTCACAGAGCTCCAGCAGCTGTTCAGCATGATCCGCGAAGGGTGTCCGGTCGGCAATGTAGTCAATGATTACGTTGGTGTCAATTAGGATTTTCATTGTATCTGCCCAGCCTTTCCTCGCGGATTTCGGCGTGGGTGATATTGACGCCCTTTATGATACCGCGCAGGGATTTGAGTGCGTCTTTCTTTTTGTTCTCAGCATTGGTGAGTAGCGCGATGTCCCTTCCATTCTTTGTGATGATGATGTCCTCGGTGGCGGCACGCTCTATATACTTGCCCATGTTCATCTTAAGTTCGGTGGCTGAAACGCGCATGTCGTTCACTCCTTTCATTGGCGATATATTC comes from Syntrophomonadaceae bacterium and encodes:
- a CDS encoding PIN domain-containing protein translates to MKILIDTNVIIDYIADRTPFADHAEQLLELCESGKVTGLVTANAITDIYYVVRKVAGKEKTLEAIRTLCSILDITDVGKVDILNAMELEMPDYEDALAAQCAKRIKANCIITRNISDYVNSPVPAKEPADFLSQFK
- a CDS encoding ABC transporter permease, which gives rise to MWINKKTRQQLDLLKLLIKKEITLRYRRTYLGFLWSLLNPLLTALVLFIAFNIFMRFEIENFALFLLAALFPWTWFAASVTMSTNTLTSNVSLIKKVIFPKQFLLLATIIAQLVNFIFSLPVLIGLVFYYGSAPNLNWLIGIPVLITIQFTVIYGLSLIISMANAFFRDLEYIVTVLISLLFWMTPIIYPLKAVPEDVRVLLVMNPATYLMQAWRDLFFNNMLNWHNIAISAITAAVVLLAGLLIFKKLDRKLDEVL
- a CDS encoding ABC transporter ATP-binding protein; translated protein: MIKAENLWKSFPTHRDRPGLKEFIVKAPKFLKDNGHRFWALKGISLSVKKGECLGVIGRNGAGKSTLLSLLLGVAQPTKGSIQVGGKRTPLLELGAGFHPDLTGVENIIINGVLLGHTEAEIRGRMDEIIAFSELGEFIKMPIRTYSSGMQMRLAFAIAIHTNPEVLLIDEILAVGDESFQKKSGKALLDLIKGGVTTVYVSHSMEAVKKTCDRAIWLEQGEIRAEGEAGQIVEEYLSSLLGYQG
- a CDS encoding PhoH family protein, with product MKILEYNDIDYSKVKRQYEKVTSCLERDDFRSAAVKKLAEHDLYSARLDDTNRLIFKLVQYQQTRYALILEVVFNHAYDKSKFLRGTKIDEAKIPQIESQIHIDEALPSVAYINPSERRFHFLDKIISFDPEQQKTYQANFPLIIIGPAGSGKTVLTLEKMKSYQGDGIYVTLSPYLSENARNLYYSNYYENKEQEISFLSFREYLETIRVPDGKEISYSAFAYWLYRFPRQQRVADAHRLYEEFRGVITGSAVDKPYLSREEYLNLGVRQSIYLDTERELVYSLFDKYLVFLKENGFYDPNILAHGYLKDVRQLYDFVVVDEVQDITNIQLQLILKSLKNPDNFKLCGDSNQIVHPNFFSWSGLKSLLYNSTEHETKKITRILQSNFRNSKAITALANSLIRIKQKRFGSIDKESTYLMNSLSEKSGEVIFLKDTDRVKSELNKNISRSAKFAIIVMRNEEKALARKYFDTPLLFTVQEAKGLEYENVILLNFVSGERQSFQEIVKGVNEEDMDMERDIRYLRASDKKDKSLEVYKFFINSLYVAVTRAIQKIYIIESDTGHPLLQMLGLHQALEQLAIKTEQSTSEEWQAEARKLELQGKQEQADEIRRSILKTQPVPWDVFTHKKVMELAIQISTAKDNPQRPRKALFEYALFYDSLAIIEFLSEHNFDKARQIYSKSQGKPFFSRSLYEQQKTNLAARTLQNYTGNIKEVIRQCGIYGIDHRTEFNATPLMLAARTGAVPLIKELLSAGANTDLTDNCGMTAWQISLQKAIKEKKFDPSIFFQVSELLAPSSVSLKVDDRLIKLGSSQGEFMLFHIVFVLLLPSVNYPEKEQVPFTAGQLAEIMASLPDSVIAEYRKRRQYISGLLAKNEINSQNPYSRKLFKRIKTGYYILNPEIQIRQKDVWGSMGTVLLLPKPLPDASICQDLR
- a CDS encoding TIGR04141 family sporadically distributed protein, producing MPRYNIYKLIKEREDELIEKLNSVGLSEVGRREVDSSTLTFYMSTMPRDTTIWWVDLYRDFLGDIEIPFNKSYFAMLLISSEQTLYGVSLGKTHFYLGKFCDMDFGINLAERIVDPNNLRVKNSKLFGGKRNKSIITYQSGSELEYDSGEAMQFLKAKSIDKNLWGEMVSFGQSVMFNLNELRPLRLTSLIARIEEKLGEDSVIHFPRAEIIKDETTLNKLDQRLVQALISSFENLDKVGNEAVLDVTETGLSGIDFIFLDKNEFTYMWNRTRQPVHGEITLQSLKEFVQGNEIKLSTEINKIKVKASDEHNQGHTEELKYFLDYVDNDNYCLLDGKWYKFNQQYIDFIKAEVDKIANEESAINFSKTSFQAYKNQLSPEEQRKIYPEKYFNLQMGEQGYLNLDRDNIRVQGFKLERADLYLNETLFFVKIGTPQKLAYVIDQATTTLSLLQNRVTPFEVEGQTISPKSLCIWIILKRVNRIQRLSELNSLNFLIRLVEWSKRAKNAGFTPIVRVSYKVS
- a CDS encoding HEPN domain-containing protein, with protein sequence MVFEPYSLSKHSGVLSYFNKRFIKEGILPEEIGRSINKAFELRQEGDYREYAELSYEEVEPFIEKAKFFIQTVKDYLEMIDIL
- a CDS encoding type II toxin-antitoxin system prevent-host-death family antitoxin — translated: MRVSATELKMNMGKYIERAATEDIIITKNGRDIALLTNAENKKKDALKSLRGIIKGVNITHAEIREERLGRYNENPN
- a CDS encoding nucleotidyltransferase domain-containing protein, translating into MIEKVQCYDLRIFGSKVRGEDTPESDIDVMIKLDECTPDIKSEIYDIVFKINLENDAFISTTIFSKKELEDGPMAESPIYKAILREGAFI
- a CDS encoding HNH endonuclease, coding for MTERSLSVFITKVHHIKPLAQGGTNDDNNLRALCTSCHSEITAREGGRWG